In a single window of the Thermofilum uzonense genome:
- a CDS encoding lycopene cyclase family protein, translating to MKPEVIVLGAGSAGLQAARNILERTNLDILVIEEHARIGYPEHCTGLISLNGVKNALRVPLQNLAVNYIHGAYIYSPSGIRLLVARTEPVAVVINRPLYEYMLYKLVADRVKFVLGVKASLANGKVYFRDTTLKPSFIVDARGLQSLTSRRPEARKHVIPALQFDMSARLEEYKYVHVFLGDQFSKGFFAWAVPLDDNRVRIGLASKGNVLLRLKTLANRLEKITNGIIKPTSRLRVLGGAVYTGGLADQVSGTVYYVGDSAGQTKPTTGGGLVYHSYASLYLAEALAKNSQAHYDYSIRRLLGREIKRQLLLRRLLDGMNDKELNELFLVLKRINGEELVSKYGDMDVQTSLLRKLGMELMKREPLFYLRAIPLLFNLLVAQF from the coding sequence ATGAAACCCGAAGTGATAGTTCTAGGAGCAGGTTCTGCGGGTCTGCAAGCAGCCAGAAATATCTTAGAGAGAACGAATCTCGATATATTGGTAATTGAAGAGCACGCTAGGATAGGTTATCCGGAACACTGCACAGGGCTTATTAGTTTAAACGGCGTAAAGAATGCGCTACGGGTGCCTCTGCAAAATCTAGCCGTAAACTACATACATGGAGCATACATCTATTCTCCTTCCGGGATTCGATTGCTTGTTGCGAGGACGGAGCCCGTAGCGGTTGTGATCAACAGACCTTTGTACGAGTACATGCTCTATAAATTGGTTGCTGACAGGGTAAAATTTGTATTGGGTGTAAAGGCTAGTCTCGCGAATGGAAAAGTCTACTTTAGGGACACGACCCTCAAACCCTCCTTTATCGTTGATGCAAGGGGGCTTCAAAGTCTAACCTCTAGAAGACCCGAAGCCAGAAAACACGTAATACCTGCGTTGCAGTTTGATATGAGTGCGCGACTCGAGGAGTATAAATATGTACACGTTTTTCTAGGCGATCAGTTTTCTAAAGGATTTTTTGCCTGGGCTGTTCCTCTCGACGACAATCGGGTTCGAATAGGGTTAGCCTCTAAAGGAAATGTTCTTCTAAGGTTAAAGACTCTCGCTAATCGTCTCGAGAAGATCACAAATGGTATTATAAAACCCACTTCTAGGTTGAGGGTGCTTGGTGGAGCCGTCTATACCGGTGGGCTGGCGGATCAGGTGAGCGGCACAGTATACTATGTTGGGGACTCGGCAGGTCAAACAAAACCGACGACAGGGGGAGGACTCGTGTATCACTCCTATGCCTCTCTTTACTTGGCCGAGGCCCTCGCGAAGAACTCGCAGGCCCACTACGACTATAGCATCAGGAGACTCTTAGGACGGGAGATCAAGCGCCAGCTATTGCTGCGTAGGCTTCTTGACGGGATGAACGATAAAGAGTTAAACGAACTATTCCTGGTTCTAAAGAGGATAAATGGGGAAGAGCTCGTCTCCAAGTATGGGGACATGGATGTTCAGACAAGCTTGCTCCGGAAGCTAGGAATGGAACTTATGAAAAGAGAACCACTATTTTACCTGAGAGCTATACCTCTTCTTTTCAACCTCCTCGTAGCCCAGTTTTAA
- a CDS encoding glutamate--tRNA ligase, with translation MEVDVEKVALKYALANAVRFGGKAEVKAVVSKVFAELPELRTRAREIVAVVTDVVSRVNNMTLEEQEKLLRETWPEALVREKRVEEERKLPPLPRVEEFNGFVVTRFAPNPDFVLHLGSARPAILNYYYAKVMYKGKFILRFEDTDPKTKKPMLEAYDMIREDLKWLGVKWDEEYIQSLRMPIYYEHARKLIETGGAYVCTHPRDEIKRIRDEGRPDPCSLLPPETHLERWEKMLAGEYGEEQAVLRIKTDPAHPNPSVRDWIAFRVLDTSKNPHPLVGDKYTVWPTYNFACAIDDHLMGITHILRGEEHAVNTIKQEYIYRHFGWKPPVGIHFGRLNLEGMILSKSVIRRGIEKGAYHGWDDIRLGTLIALRRRGILPQTIWDLVFEVGIKPSTATLSTEKIHALNKKYLEPISNRYMFVAEPVKEYVLSGVTLPVVAEVMVHPSYPERGRRKIILESPHILVEEGALAGKGEVRLMGLGNFMIGEEGRLEFLNNDVAYAKDHGLPIIQWVPKDDNFPGTILKAERTEVRVIKGYGEPATRELKSEDRVQFVRIGFIRVEKPGVYIFTHD, from the coding sequence ATGGAGGTAGATGTTGAAAAAGTAGCCTTGAAATACGCGCTAGCTAACGCTGTAAGGTTTGGGGGAAAGGCTGAGGTTAAGGCAGTCGTAAGTAAGGTATTCGCAGAGCTCCCGGAGCTGAGGACACGAGCTCGAGAAATTGTTGCTGTTGTGACGGACGTCGTTTCACGGGTTAACAACATGACTCTGGAGGAACAAGAAAAACTTCTACGGGAAACATGGCCCGAGGCCCTAGTACGTGAGAAGAGGGTGGAGGAGGAAAGAAAGCTCCCTCCACTTCCGCGCGTTGAAGAATTTAACGGTTTCGTTGTGACTCGTTTTGCCCCGAACCCTGACTTCGTCCTACACCTTGGCAGCGCGCGTCCAGCCATACTAAACTATTACTACGCTAAAGTCATGTACAAGGGAAAATTCATCCTCAGATTCGAGGACACAGACCCCAAAACAAAGAAACCCATGCTAGAAGCCTACGACATGATTAGAGAGGACCTCAAATGGCTTGGTGTTAAATGGGATGAAGAGTATATTCAGAGCCTCCGGATGCCCATCTATTATGAGCATGCGAGGAAGCTCATCGAAACTGGAGGGGCATATGTCTGTACTCACCCGCGAGATGAGATAAAGAGGATCCGTGATGAGGGCCGGCCGGATCCATGCTCGCTTCTCCCACCTGAGACACACCTCGAGAGATGGGAGAAAATGCTGGCTGGCGAGTACGGGGAGGAGCAAGCTGTACTGCGAATAAAAACTGATCCCGCGCATCCAAATCCCAGTGTTAGGGACTGGATTGCTTTTAGAGTCCTAGACACAAGTAAAAACCCCCACCCGCTCGTGGGTGACAAGTACACTGTTTGGCCGACCTACAACTTTGCATGTGCTATTGACGACCATCTTATGGGTATCACCCACATTCTAAGGGGGGAAGAACACGCGGTTAACACGATTAAACAGGAGTATATCTACAGGCATTTCGGCTGGAAGCCCCCGGTAGGCATACACTTTGGTAGACTTAATCTTGAAGGGATGATTTTGAGCAAGTCTGTGATACGTAGAGGGATTGAGAAAGGAGCGTATCATGGCTGGGACGATATTAGGCTAGGGACCTTAATAGCTCTGCGCAGGAGAGGTATACTCCCTCAAACAATCTGGGATCTAGTCTTTGAGGTCGGGATAAAGCCTTCCACTGCTACCCTGAGTACTGAGAAGATACATGCCTTGAATAAAAAGTATCTCGAGCCCATTTCTAATAGGTATATGTTTGTAGCCGAACCCGTTAAGGAGTATGTTCTTTCCGGGGTTACGCTGCCAGTTGTCGCCGAGGTTATGGTTCACCCATCTTATCCAGAGAGAGGGCGTAGGAAGATAATTCTCGAATCACCTCACATTCTAGTTGAAGAAGGTGCTCTCGCGGGTAAAGGGGAAGTTCGACTAATGGGGCTCGGGAATTTCATGATAGGTGAGGAGGGCAGGCTAGAATTTCTCAATAATGACGTGGCGTATGCTAAGGATCACGGGCTCCCAATAATTCAATGGGTTCCTAAGGACGACAATTTCCCTGGAACAATTCTGAAGGCTGAGAGAACGGAGGTTCGGGTAATAAAAGGTTACGGGGAGCCTGCGACACGTGAACTAAAAAGTGAGGATAGGGTACAATTTGTCAGGATAGGTTTCATTAGGGTGGAGAAGCCAGGTGTCTATATATTCACGCATGATTAG
- the iorA gene encoding indolepyruvate ferredoxin oxidoreductase subunit alpha translates to MPKAIISGNAGERKLLLGNEAIARGALEAGISAAAAYPGTPSTEIIESLVDVAGEYGIYVEWSTNEKVALELGIGVSMMGLRSLVAMKHVGLNVASDPLMSLGYTGVIGGLVIVTADDPNAHSSQNEQDNRLYGIHANIPVFEPSTVQEAKDLTKALFEVSEKFQLSVILRTTTRLSHSRSPVVFGEVTRPSRDASFHKNPERWALLPPYNLVKHREVLERLKKLEEYLSEFRFNSVVKGEDNVAVVTSGITYNYVLEAVEELGVKPTIYKLSSVFPLPRKIALEILNYEKVIVVEELEPVIEWQLKIIGYEEKTGAEIYGKTVFPRVGELNKELAKAGIAAVTGIEYKPPEAALSPPGLPRRPPVLCPGCGHRSTYYAVKLAAQRARVKPIYANDIGCYTLGFYPPYEMADFTWSMGSSIGIGLGIARFSKEPVIAFIGDSTFYHAGIPALINAVYNKTPLLVIVMDNSITAMTGHQPHPGSGVGPSGESRPQIKIEDVARAVGVKFVEVVDAYDVTIVRDTVQRALRYIKETGEVAVIVSRRPCALLDVRNRRRRGEEIRPYIIDEAKCINCGICLDKFACPAIVRENSGKPRILAELCVGCGVCASICPAKAIRPAMG, encoded by the coding sequence GTGCCGAAGGCTATTATTAGCGGTAATGCTGGTGAAAGAAAGCTTCTCCTTGGAAACGAGGCAATAGCTCGTGGAGCTCTGGAGGCAGGAATATCTGCTGCCGCCGCTTATCCGGGAACCCCCTCAACGGAGATCATAGAGTCACTTGTCGATGTTGCAGGAGAGTATGGAATTTATGTTGAATGGAGTACGAACGAGAAAGTAGCCCTCGAACTTGGAATCGGTGTGTCGATGATGGGGCTTAGGTCCCTGGTAGCGATGAAGCATGTGGGACTTAACGTGGCCTCCGATCCATTGATGAGCCTTGGCTATACCGGGGTTATTGGTGGGCTGGTCATCGTCACCGCGGATGACCCGAATGCTCACAGCAGCCAGAACGAGCAGGATAATCGACTTTACGGAATTCATGCAAACATACCAGTTTTTGAGCCCTCTACTGTACAGGAAGCTAAAGACTTGACTAAAGCCCTCTTTGAAGTCTCGGAAAAATTCCAGTTAAGTGTCATTCTAAGAACAACCACTCGCCTCTCACACAGCAGGTCACCTGTAGTTTTCGGTGAAGTTACCCGTCCTTCACGCGACGCCTCTTTTCACAAGAACCCTGAGAGATGGGCCCTCCTACCCCCCTACAATCTAGTAAAACACCGCGAAGTTTTAGAGAGACTCAAGAAACTGGAAGAGTACCTCTCTGAGTTCAGGTTTAACTCCGTGGTTAAGGGCGAGGACAACGTTGCAGTAGTCACTTCCGGGATCACATACAACTACGTCCTAGAGGCTGTCGAGGAGTTGGGAGTAAAGCCAACAATATATAAGCTTTCCTCGGTGTTTCCGCTTCCGAGAAAAATTGCTCTTGAAATCTTAAATTATGAGAAAGTCATTGTAGTGGAGGAACTAGAGCCTGTGATCGAGTGGCAGCTTAAGATCATCGGCTATGAGGAAAAAACTGGAGCCGAAATATATGGTAAAACTGTGTTCCCGAGGGTGGGCGAGCTGAACAAGGAGCTCGCCAAAGCCGGGATCGCCGCTGTAACGGGTATAGAATATAAGCCTCCGGAGGCAGCTCTAAGCCCTCCGGGACTCCCGCGGAGACCGCCTGTACTTTGCCCTGGTTGTGGACATAGATCGACATACTATGCTGTAAAGCTGGCTGCACAGAGGGCGAGGGTCAAGCCCATATATGCTAACGACATAGGGTGCTATACTCTTGGTTTCTATCCGCCATACGAGATGGCTGACTTCACGTGGAGTATGGGCTCCTCTATTGGTATAGGACTGGGCATAGCACGTTTTAGCAAAGAACCTGTGATTGCGTTTATTGGAGACTCCACCTTCTATCATGCAGGTATACCAGCCCTGATAAACGCCGTGTATAACAAAACACCTCTCCTCGTAATTGTTATGGATAATAGTATTACTGCCATGACTGGACATCAGCCTCACCCCGGTTCCGGGGTAGGGCCCAGTGGTGAGTCAAGGCCACAGATAAAAATAGAGGACGTGGCCAGAGCGGTAGGCGTCAAATTCGTGGAGGTGGTGGACGCCTATGATGTAACGATTGTGCGAGACACTGTACAGCGAGCACTGCGATACATTAAGGAAACAGGAGAGGTGGCGGTCATAGTATCCCGTCGTCCATGCGCATTGCTTGATGTTAGAAATAGGCGTCGTAGGGGTGAGGAAATTAGACCATATATAATCGATGAGGCAAAATGCATCAACTGTGGTATCTGTTTGGATAAGTTTGCCTGTCCCGCCATAGTTAGAGAGAATAGCGGAAAGCCGAGAATTCTTGCCGAGCTTTGCGTAGGGTGCGGCGTATGCGCCTCTATATGTCCTGCGAAAGCTATCCGACCGGCGATGGGGTGA
- the lysS gene encoding lysine--tRNA ligase: MHWTENVARQLLSITSKEDVIVGNGGLSVSGLQHVGRLRGEITIVDTVLRITRKLSGKETRHLLTLYTVDSWKGKEGQLKQFKDVNEARSYTGWPLYRVPDPHGCHDNWVDHYWEEFGSYLNRFAEDVKVVTTKELYENNDRMKEFVLLSLTTHREKVIETINKYRGEKKLGKDSFPFQPICDKCGRIDTTEVVEVDPANYRARYVCKHCGNEGWQSLTKGKLNWRVEWVGVWYSLKVMFEPYGKDHATPGGSRDSCNDLARNVYGFEPPLGLAYEWVGYRTKGRDVGDMGSSDFIGFSPKAWIEVAEPEILRFIYLISPPMRRVVLSLEEVPSYYDNFDKAERVFFGLEEGEEDVAESYRLSLLHSPPKEPPFQLRYLTAMILAQVLPSGGRDTGEVLQRLRETKQLNRDLHPWELERIKTRISLARRWLELYAPEYYRISIVPEPPTKEITQILDASTAGLLRELASLLESLDSWNEDSIKNVMMGLKKDKELEKKLFTTLYLVFFGRPSGPRIAPYLAMLNKDFVVTRLRQASSLIR; the protein is encoded by the coding sequence GTGCACTGGACGGAGAACGTAGCTAGGCAATTACTCTCCATTACAAGTAAAGAAGACGTGATTGTAGGGAACGGCGGTTTGTCTGTTTCGGGGCTCCAACACGTTGGAAGGCTGAGAGGAGAGATAACAATTGTAGACACAGTTTTAAGAATAACCCGTAAGCTAAGCGGGAAAGAGACCAGGCATCTGCTCACCTTGTACACTGTGGACTCATGGAAGGGTAAGGAGGGGCAGCTTAAGCAGTTCAAGGACGTCAACGAGGCGCGCTCGTATACGGGATGGCCCTTGTATCGTGTCCCCGACCCGCATGGATGCCATGATAACTGGGTAGATCACTATTGGGAGGAATTTGGCTCTTATCTTAACCGGTTTGCAGAGGATGTTAAAGTCGTGACGACAAAGGAACTTTACGAAAATAACGATAGAATGAAGGAATTCGTACTTCTCTCACTGACCACACATCGTGAAAAAGTTATCGAGACAATTAACAAGTACAGGGGTGAGAAAAAGCTAGGTAAAGACTCGTTCCCCTTCCAGCCGATTTGCGATAAGTGCGGCAGAATCGATACCACGGAGGTCGTTGAGGTCGACCCAGCTAACTATCGTGCTAGATACGTGTGTAAACATTGTGGTAATGAGGGCTGGCAAAGTCTTACAAAGGGTAAACTGAACTGGAGGGTCGAGTGGGTTGGCGTATGGTATTCTTTGAAGGTCATGTTCGAGCCCTACGGTAAAGATCATGCCACCCCAGGGGGGTCGAGAGACAGCTGTAACGATCTTGCGAGGAATGTTTACGGGTTCGAACCACCTTTGGGACTTGCATATGAGTGGGTTGGATACAGGACCAAGGGAAGAGACGTGGGTGATATGGGTTCAAGTGACTTCATAGGCTTCTCTCCTAAAGCATGGATAGAGGTTGCGGAACCCGAGATCCTCAGGTTTATATATCTTATCTCGCCTCCGATGAGACGAGTAGTGCTAAGCCTGGAAGAAGTGCCGAGCTATTATGACAACTTTGACAAGGCAGAAAGGGTATTCTTTGGTCTAGAAGAGGGCGAGGAGGATGTTGCTGAAAGCTACAGGTTGTCGCTCTTACACTCTCCGCCCAAGGAGCCCCCGTTCCAGCTTAGATATTTAACCGCGATGATCTTGGCACAGGTACTCCCCAGCGGAGGAAGAGATACCGGGGAAGTTCTACAGAGGTTACGCGAGACAAAGCAGCTCAATCGAGATCTGCATCCATGGGAACTCGAAAGAATAAAGACCCGCATATCCTTAGCAAGGAGATGGTTGGAGCTATATGCACCTGAGTACTACCGCATATCCATAGTTCCAGAGCCCCCAACTAAGGAGATTACCCAGATTCTAGACGCATCCACTGCAGGTCTGCTTAGAGAACTAGCGTCATTGTTAGAGTCTCTCGACTCTTGGAACGAGGACTCAATAAAGAATGTTATGATGGGCTTGAAGAAGGACAAGGAATTAGAGAAAAAACTTTTCACCACGCTTTACCTGGTCTTCTTCGGCAGACCCAGCGGGCCTAGGATCGCCCCATATCTCGCTATGCTTAATAAAGACTTCGTAGTCACAAGACTAAGACAAGCATCATCTCTCATAAGGTGA
- a CDS encoding indolepyruvate oxidoreductase subunit beta — protein MARKSIVVAGVGGQGLITIGGVLGEALSEKGFNVSVGEVHGLSQRGGSVVVFLKYGDGSVSPIVTTGEADLIIGLELIEAARRLQLARKGGFVIVNDFLLPPPAAGKVPSREELLKSIRGSGLNDFVIDANGLALKAGSEIAVNMVMIGASLATRVIDVSVEDIERILTRRFKGELLRINLEALKLGYEEVEKKRYSSQVK, from the coding sequence ATGGCGCGTAAAAGTATAGTTGTAGCTGGAGTTGGGGGACAGGGACTTATAACCATTGGAGGTGTGCTGGGTGAAGCTTTAAGCGAGAAGGGCTTCAATGTGAGCGTAGGCGAGGTACATGGTTTGTCGCAGAGGGGTGGCTCTGTTGTAGTCTTCCTGAAGTATGGTGATGGATCAGTGTCTCCCATCGTGACTACGGGTGAAGCCGACTTAATTATCGGCTTGGAGCTAATAGAGGCGGCGAGGCGTCTCCAACTGGCTCGCAAAGGAGGCTTCGTTATTGTGAATGATTTTCTACTGCCTCCACCTGCCGCCGGAAAAGTGCCGAGCCGCGAAGAGCTGCTGAAAAGCATTAGAGGCTCAGGATTAAATGATTTTGTAATCGATGCAAATGGACTGGCTTTAAAGGCTGGGTCGGAGATAGCTGTGAACATGGTTATGATTGGGGCCAGCCTTGCCACGCGTGTAATCGACGTCAGTGTAGAAGATATCGAGCGTATTTTGACTAGGCGGTTTAAAGGAGAGTTACTGAGAATAAATCTGGAGGCGTTAAAACTGGGCTACGAGGAGGTTGAAAAGAAGAGGTATAGCTCTCAGGTAAAATAG